The Palaemon carinicauda isolate YSFRI2023 chromosome 37, ASM3689809v2, whole genome shotgun sequence genome contains a region encoding:
- the LOC137629328 gene encoding salivary glue protein Sgs-4-like: MYYPISKTYYPIRGTYYPISESYSPICEIYYPICEIYYPMFETYYPICETYYSICEIYYPIFETYYPICETYSPICETYYPICEIYYPMFETYYPICETYSPICEIYYPIFETYYPICEIYYALYETYYPIISASMTSYVRMP, encoded by the coding sequence ATGTATTACCCCATAAGTAAGACGTATTACCCCATACGTGGAACGTATTACCCCATATCTGAAAGCTATTCCCCCATATGTGAAATATATTACCCCATATGTGAAATATATTACCCTATGTTTGAAACGTATTACCCCATATGTGAAACGTATTACTCCATATGTGAAATATATTACCCCATATTTGAAACGTATTACCCCATATGTGAAACGTATTCCCCCATATGTGAAACGTATTACCCCATATGTGAAATATATTACCCCATGTTTGAAACGTATTACCCCATATGTGAAACGTATTCCCCCATATGTGAAATATATTACCCCATATTTGAAACGTATTACCCCATATGTGAAATATATTACGCCCTATATGAAACGTATTACCCCAtaatctcggcgtcaatgacctcctaTGTCAGGATGCCttga